Proteins co-encoded in one Erwinia sp. genomic window:
- a CDS encoding hypothetical protein (ID:JIFNMEKO_00293;~source:Prodigal:2.6), with amino-acid sequence MIFNNHDKLIAGAEKPRGFCYRAIIGYSSVVTLFIILSGLSSHGSSRLTLYFIINLFTVIIFTWFIRKSFQIISAARYGFFLRIELFFC; translated from the coding sequence ATGATTTTCAACAACCACGATAAGCTAATAGCAGGTGCAGAAAAACCGCGAGGTTTTTGTTATCGTGCAATCATTGGTTACAGTAGTGTCGTAACATTATTCATTATCTTGTCCGGGCTGTCTTCTCATGGCTCTTCCAGATTGACACTCTACTTCATTATTAATCTTTTTACCGTAATTATCTTTACCTGGTTTATCAGGAAATCATTCCAGATCATCTCCGCAGCAAGATATGGATTTTTCCTGCGAATCGAACTTTTTTTCTGCTGA
- a CDS encoding hypothetical protein (ID:JIFNMEKO_00297;~source:Prodigal:2.6) — MKKIAIGADDAAYSFRDAIVSYLTEKGVSVVDYSSDKNQKRNITQTWHMKSPWR, encoded by the coding sequence ATGAAGAAAATTGCTATTGGTGCAGATGATGCTGCATATTCATTTCGTGACGCTATTGTCAGTTATTTAACGGAAAAAGGGGTATCAGTTGTTGACTACAGTAGTGATAAAAACCAGAAGCGGAATATTACCCAGACGTGGCACATGAAGTCGCCATGGCGATAA
- the srlB gene encoding PTS system glucitol/sorbitol-specific EIIA component (ID:JIFNMEKO_00298;~source:Prodigal:2.6) yields the protein MIYQLEVISAGKVVEKYLSDGKIILFSASAPNDIADYCVLHHASSLLQPLSVGQIIEINDINYPITAVGDVASENLKNLGHITLSFDGKEEADLAGTVHLAGTTPEILSPGEK from the coding sequence ATGATTTATCAGCTGGAAGTGATCAGTGCGGGGAAAGTCGTAGAAAAGTATCTCTCTGATGGAAAGATAATTTTATTTTCGGCTTCGGCCCCGAACGATATTGCTGATTATTGTGTTTTACACCATGCCAGTTCATTACTGCAGCCATTATCTGTCGGGCAGATTATTGAGATAAACGATATTAACTATCCAATTACAGCCGTTGGTGATGTAGCGAGTGAAAATTTAAAAAATCTCGGCCACATTACACTCAGCTTTGATGGTAAGGAAGAGGCTGATTTAGCAGGAACCGTGCACCTTGCAGGTACAACACCTGAAATTCTCTCTCCCGGAGAAAAATAA
- the rpiB_1 gene encoding Ribose-5-P isomerase B (ID:JIFNMEKO_00296;~source:Prodigal:2.6): protein MSIVANKVPGIRAAQCHDTFSAERARKSNNAQIMTLGARVIGAELGKKIVEAWLASEYEGGGSAAKVERIDYYQNQHAKE from the coding sequence ATGAGTATAGTCGCCAATAAAGTTCCCGGCATTCGCGCCGCGCAATGTCATGATACTTTTTCGGCCGAGCGTGCGCGAAAAAGTAACAATGCACAAATAATGACCCTTGGGGCCCGGGTGATCGGTGCTGAACTTGGGAAAAAAATCGTTGAAGCCTGGTTAGCCTCTGAGTATGAAGGTGGCGGTTCTGCTGCCAAGGTAGAACGTATCGACTATTACCAGAATCAGCATGCAAAAGAGTGA
- the nagB_1 gene encoding Glucosamine-6-phosphate deaminase (ID:JIFNMEKO_00292;~source:Prodigal:2.6) — MKINLFASSEQLNQNVVDTIVRMLPKEQQRFNFAPTGGTTPLSLYPLLIPHLRQHDNIHYYTQDEVPFHPHEQENGGIFRHIERHLFAPAGVPDERIHALTGANYRQADQQIINDGGIDLLLLGLGGDGHIAANLPGTPFDSEAHRIEVDRSNQDMVNALANEAGSKEKVPDAYFSLGLKTIMRARNIFLLVTGEKKAAILSQALEGPLTEQVPASILRFHPSCTLFTDAGAAQQLTRLNSL; from the coding sequence ATGAAAATAAACTTATTTGCCAGCTCTGAACAACTTAATCAAAATGTGGTTGATACTATCGTGCGGATGCTACCTAAAGAGCAGCAACGATTTAACTTTGCTCCGACCGGAGGAACTACGCCGCTGTCTCTCTATCCGTTATTGATTCCTCATCTGCGGCAGCATGATAACATCCATTATTACACCCAGGATGAAGTTCCTTTTCATCCTCATGAGCAGGAGAACGGTGGGATTTTCCGGCATATTGAACGGCATCTCTTCGCACCAGCTGGCGTGCCTGATGAGCGTATTCACGCCTTAACTGGCGCAAATTACCGTCAGGCGGATCAACAGATAATTAACGACGGTGGCATTGATCTGCTGCTGCTTGGTTTAGGCGGTGATGGACATATTGCTGCAAACTTACCTGGCACACCTTTTGACAGTGAAGCACACCGTATTGAGGTGGACAGGAGTAATCAGGATATGGTGAATGCTCTGGCGAATGAGGCAGGAAGTAAAGAAAAAGTGCCTGATGCCTATTTCTCGTTGGGACTGAAGACGATCATGCGAGCCAGAAATATTTTCCTGCTGGTAACCGGTGAGAAAAAAGCCGCCATTCTTTCACAGGCACTGGAAGGTCCGCTCACTGAGCAAGTTCCTGCCTCTATTTTACGTTTTCATCCTTCCTGTACACTCTTCACTGATGCGGGTGCGGCACAACAGCTGACCCGGCTGAACTCGCTGTGA
- the pleD gene encoding Response regulator PleD (ID:JIFNMEKO_00294;~source:Prodigal:2.6), whose protein sequence is MAGSMSLLDNEVSSFFSASLYVSGILLITYAFHNFVIYVNKSYKSAVDLSLTDELTGLPNRRHLNLQIIALEKEVAVIGILDVDYFKQINDTYGHEMGDKVLREIGLILHRFIDDNIFIARSGGEEFSIIITNHHSADDIIREIKQRISKENTRHVNVTVSIGVANKQAHHSPSVALTAADEALYKAKRAGRDQIVYASYSLQRPVTAEYISR, encoded by the coding sequence ATGGCAGGTAGCATGAGTCTGCTGGATAATGAGGTTAGCTCTTTTTTTTCCGCCTCGTTGTATGTGTCAGGGATATTATTAATCACTTATGCATTTCATAACTTTGTCATCTATGTAAATAAAAGCTACAAGTCAGCGGTCGATCTCTCTCTTACTGACGAGCTGACCGGGCTACCTAATCGCCGTCATCTTAACCTGCAGATAATTGCACTGGAAAAAGAGGTGGCTGTGATTGGTATTCTCGATGTCGATTATTTTAAACAAATTAATGATACATATGGTCATGAAATGGGGGATAAGGTGCTCAGAGAAATTGGACTTATCCTGCATCGTTTTATTGATGATAATATTTTCATCGCCCGCTCCGGTGGTGAAGAGTTTTCAATTATCATTACCAATCACCACAGTGCTGATGACATTATCAGGGAAATTAAACAGAGAATATCAAAAGAAAATACCCGGCATGTTAATGTCACCGTCAGTATTGGGGTAGCCAATAAACAGGCACACCATTCACCTTCCGTCGCTTTGACCGCCGCAGATGAGGCACTTTACAAAGCGAAAAGAGCCGGGCGTGATCAGATTGTTTACGCCTCTTACTCGTTGCAACGACCTGTCACGGCTGAATACATAAGTCGCTAA
- the talB_1 gene encoding Transaldolase B (ID:JIFNMEKO_00295;~source:Prodigal:2.6), with translation MNQLQALKAITLVVADTGDIESIIRFTPQDATTNPSLVLKAARLLQYQPLIAGAIAKARQQGGSSETQLINACDQVAVDIGSEILRYVPGRISTEVDARFAWDRGMCVSHARKLIQLYQQNGVDTSRILIKLAATWEGIRAAEELEQQGINCNLTLLFSFAQARACAEAGVFLISPFVGRIYDWYQQHAPQSDYSAENDPGVKSVRDIYRYYKIHGYETVVMGASFRRIEQIQALAGCDRLTISPALLDELAACNSALPQQLSPGCVSETRPTPLSQAEFLWQHHQDAMAVDKLAEGIRLFAADQVKLENMIRELL, from the coding sequence ATGAATCAGCTACAAGCATTAAAAGCCATTACTCTGGTGGTTGCCGATACGGGTGATATTGAATCAATTATACGATTTACACCACAGGATGCCACCACCAATCCTTCATTAGTGCTCAAAGCAGCCCGGCTTTTGCAATATCAGCCCTTAATCGCCGGCGCTATCGCTAAAGCCCGCCAGCAGGGAGGCAGCTCAGAGACTCAACTGATCAATGCATGTGATCAGGTAGCCGTTGATATTGGTAGCGAAATATTACGCTACGTACCGGGAAGAATCTCTACCGAAGTAGATGCACGTTTCGCCTGGGATCGTGGTATGTGTGTATCTCATGCACGCAAGCTCATCCAGCTTTATCAGCAAAACGGGGTTGATACATCACGTATCCTGATTAAACTGGCTGCGACATGGGAGGGTATTCGTGCTGCTGAAGAGCTCGAACAGCAAGGGATTAACTGTAATCTGACCTTGCTGTTCTCATTTGCTCAGGCGCGGGCCTGTGCTGAAGCCGGGGTGTTTCTTATCTCTCCTTTTGTCGGGCGTATCTATGACTGGTATCAACAACATGCCCCCCAATCTGATTATTCGGCAGAAAACGATCCTGGTGTGAAGTCAGTCCGTGATATCTACCGCTACTACAAAATACATGGCTATGAAACTGTTGTGATGGGCGCCAGTTTCCGGCGTATTGAGCAGATTCAGGCCCTGGCTGGATGTGACAGACTGACGATTTCGCCAGCCTTACTGGATGAGCTCGCCGCCTGTAATTCCGCATTACCACAACAACTCTCACCCGGCTGTGTCAGCGAAACACGCCCGACGCCTTTAAGTCAGGCTGAATTTCTTTGGCAACATCATCAGGATGCCATGGCGGTAGATAAACTGGCAGAGGGAATCAGACTGTTTGCCGCAGATCAGGTAAAACTGGAAAATATGATCCGTGAGCTGTTATAA